The Ciona intestinalis unplaced genomic scaffold, KH HT000203.1, whole genome shotgun sequence DNA window TCGTCGAAGTAATGTTGAAACGGGAGTAAGCGAATGCCTTTTATACGATCTTATAGCATGCATTGGTTACGGTTTAACTTTAGTATTACGCGTTACGCAGCACGTTAATCCTAAACGTCACAATAGCGGTTGTGACGTATTAAAAGATGGTTAAACTTACAGGTGCAGGCTTGCGCAATATCCTacgatttttatttctatCACAATTATGATTGTAACATCAAGGGTTGGAATTACGCAATACGAAAGTCACGATAATGGATTGCATCACAATGCTATTTTTGACGTAATGTATCGCCCCAAGTTGGTATTTCTTAACATCTGACCTTACAGTAatggatgacatcacaatacagctTGTGATGTAACAGTTACGTTGGTGGGCGTACGTTTAATTAACAGTAACATAAATCTAGCCGAAGTTAAAGCGTAACCACTGGAGATTCAATCGTCGACCGTAATCGCgaatggtttattttataaaatacgcAAATCGTATGCGCTTGTTTACTTCATTTTGAAGCACGCTTACGTTATGGATGCAGTAACATCGCCTGTTTAACCGggttattctttgtttagcCGAATTGTAATACCTTCGTACGGGCCATCGCAGGCTCGCGTCAGTAAAAATGCGGTTTCTAGAAAGTTACGTatcgtatgacgtcataacctaAAACGTAACTGCAATCTCGCCACCCCGGTTTTTGTCTGAATGCTTAATGTTTCGACGCCGATGCATGtggtgacatttttaaaacaggagtGATATCATATGTTTTGGCACCCCAGCGTTAATTAaggaggtttcctatgtttgatgaCTGTGGgcgtaactgtattttaacactGTCAcatcagattttgttaaaatataaaaaattgatatGCTTTACAGTTACCTAATAAATtgatatacaataaaaatgataaattaatatacaataaGTATGTGTAAATAGATATATTGTCGCTTGTTAGTGTATAGTTTTTACTATTGTTGTTAACTTGTTTGGTTTACACTTGTTTTATTCCAGATTCACATTGAAATTAATGTTGAACTTAAAGGACCCTCCAACAAAAGTTGGTTTGAATTCATTGAATGAATTCACAAAACCATGGATTATTGACCAAAACTTTCAGTAAGTTTCAGACGGCCCAGTTTCTattctattattttaaaatggagTGTAACTAAAACACGGGTGACTTGGGTGGCATGTACCTCCAAGGTTTGGAACAGGGTTGACATCTTTGCGAAGACCTACATTGGAATGTTTTTCACTACTTTTATCAGTAAAAATTGGAAATAATTTGTCAAATTTGTTTCACATGTTTGGGcatctaactatccctgcctttcctgcattttttaaaggttttgtGCATAATATGCTTGCTATAACATATAGTTTTaaccacagtattatattacAGGGGTACACAACATGAGTTGGTTCATCAGATATACAAACTATCAGTAGATGGACCTTGGTCTCATCCACTCTTGCAGGATATGTTGCAACATAACACAACACCTGAGCAGTGTGAGAATTaccacattttaaatattttgggaATATAGGTCTATGGAATAAGAAATTTGGATAGTTGGCTGtcttttataattgttattaaatgaatgaaatttctAAATCCTTGTGTGGTAGGGCAAGGATAATTTTTATAAGACCAGCTCTTAATTTATAGACCTCGTGCTTTTAGGGGTTACCATTTTTCCCACTAAAATACACAATCTGTTCCAGCAATTCCTGAAAGTTGTTCTGCTTAAAGACATACATGGCCACAGTACCAACATCAAGCTTTTAGCCTGGTATCCTTTGGTTGTGGTGCATGCACTGCACTATTGCACTTTATCTAGTCCATTGTGCCCAGGCCCCAGGGCATTCAATATTTAATTGTATTCtcatgtttttgtattaattttctttgggatatttaataaatctaaCTTCCCAAGTGTACttgctaattttaaattttttttttttgttttagtgaaAGATTATTTTGATGATGAGCGCCTCCTAATGGTACATCGGTTTCAAGCGTTATGCGATGCATCGAAGATTGACGAGTGTCTTCTATTCTCGCGTGCTGTGATGTTACATCCACAAGTGAGAGCTTTATTTCATgcgaatggatgtaacttgtttatcttggCGTGGTATGGCAGCAACCATTGctatgacacgggtgttctgtttcatacaagcgttgttataacagggttgacatgtttcatacacctcgacCTCATGCACTTAGAATGACTTAGAATATACATAAAAtcatatttgtgtttaataattttatgccACACTAAATCTTTTTGATAAGTTTTTGCTACCAAGTAAAAGTTGTTCTTTTAAATctctctttttatttaaaactatattttccaCAGAGcaagattaaataaaatgctGGGTGCAAAATATTAGACCAGAGTAAAAAGCCATTGACAAAATAAGTCAGGTAATCTGGTATTAAAATTCGGAGCTTAATTTTGTGCTTTACATTCACAGGCAACcagtaacattttgtttcatcGCTGTTACCAAAATTTCTGCATTCGCCGATTAAGTTCAAAAGATTTGGAAAaacaatttcaatattttaattttgaagtAACATGTCAGGTATACAACTATAcgatttttctaatttttttcgGTATTTTAAGATTCCCAACCTTTAAGTGCTTTGGTATGTCTTGTTTTTAAGTAAATCCACAAATGCAGCTTCACCCCACCCACTGGGAGAGCTTCCAGTCTTCCCCAACCCCTAAGTGcttatgtttttgttaaactgtCAACATTTATTGACACAGGTCATCGACTCATTGCTTACaactgataaaaaaattggaataaaactttgtaattcAGCGATGGAATATATGTGGTCATCTTGTAGCACAGAGAACTTGCCGTAAGTTAACTCTTATGGTTGCTATTTTCTCTATGTACTGTTtatttgcttgtttgtatatgaaatatttttctgaaTGAACCAATTTATATTGTGCTTCTTTTTTGCGCCTAATTAATGTAtggtaaattttaacaatatctgcagtgacattgttaaaataatacttaCACCCAtaattgtcaaacatagggaacctcattgattaatgcagtgaatgcaatatattttggcATTGCTTGTTTATATCTGCACACTTAAGAGTatggtaaaaacttttttgaagTATAAATTTGGTAATAAAGTCTTTAGAATTTAACATCActcatgttttttttggaaaaaggCATCTCAGacacttttaataaaacaaaagaataagAAACTATAAAACAACCAACTTTCTGTGACCctcaaaatgttttatttgtagagAAATGTCGTATAAATGGTGCCAAGTAACTTCGGAACAATATGGACTAACGGAgctgtatgacatcataatgaaaCAACTAATTAACGGAGAAAAGAAATTATCCACTGTTCGTCAGTGTGTGGGGATCGCTACGTCACTACGGAACttggtaagtttatatttgttaactgTTGCTCATTAAATTGGACGATTCTTGTAGCGAAATTATAGTCTGGATCGGATGCTTcgaaaaacagacaaaaatcctGACTGTCCTTGCTTCATATTACtcttatcattttaaaatggcttactgtaaaaaatttaaacaatttattaaaatgtttcaaagCTTATGATTTTATTCACTGATAAAAACAACCTGGATAggacaaaaaaacatatatttctaTCAGCATCCgtttatatttgtaatgaTTTTCTTAGAAAATCTTATTAATATGACTTCAGCAATTATTCTTGTTGTTTGATTTACAGGATCCCGATAATTGTCGAGTGACATGCGTTGAGGTTCTTTTTCACGCTCTTCATGTTTTGAATCCTCATGAAACAAACAGCCAACTTTTAAAGGAGGGAATTTTATCTTCAATCGCTTATTTTCTACCCCATTCATTGGTAATGTTTGGTttacttgacagtgagcatgaggtgtatgaatacaccatgtgtgcctggtgtataagaagacacccatgttataactcgacagtgagcataaggaaTAACACATACCACTAACCCACAGATAGCAAGAGCTTGTTCACTGACTGTCTTCATTTCAAACCCAACCCCCGAACATTACTTTGAAGTTGCCAAGATTCATAAAACTCCTTACAACAAAGAGAAAGACACTTCTATTGATTGTACTGCCCAACTAAGGTGTGTATAATATCATATCAATTTTGTAATTATGGCAAGTTATATTCAGATGCAAATAACTATATTATTTGCAAGAAAGTAGGGTTATGCAAATgagttttgcttttattttcatcccgacatttttgtatatttcataaacattttctattccatgtgggtgaggtcctttgTCAAAGACGTGGGATTTATTTCAGTCTTTTTgcgatttgtttttattatttttttttgtttgttttgattttggcAAAAATAATTCTAATAGATTCGAACTACTCGAATACCTCAAGCGAAACTGGCCGTCCAAGTTTCTAACTTCCCATGCCTATGATTGGTTGGTGCTTAGGAAAGTCTGCTTGGAGACTATGTCAAGCGATGACGCGGCAATTGTGCAACAAGTAGAGCGTGACCAAGCTAAAACTGCTGACTCATCAGgtggattaaaaatatttagctTAAGctgtctattctatatgtatAAGGTCCTAACGGCAAGACATGTCACGGGACCTGAGGTTACCTACAGGTGGCCCTTACCTTAATGCCTAGGGCTACTATTCTAAACCATTGATTCTACATGGTTGAGGTTCCACTGTGAGGCCAGAgttttagaccagagttgttctattaccccaacacccaggttgCTACTGCTGGCAATTCAAAACAATTACACATCTTGCTACAATCTAAACTATGTACATATTCTGTTCTACATGGTTTAGGTTCCGTGGCTAGGCATACTATAGGACCTGACCTGGTGTTAATACCATGTTTAGGCCACAAGCATATCTTTACCTTAGTTCgaaataaaaccaacattATATTTAGGTGAATCGGGTAGTGAAGCAGAGACCGACACTTCATTGGAAGATACATCacattatgtaaatatattctCACATATTTATGATTTGTACctattaatattattagtattcattatatacatatatgatGTTGCTGACATGCATAGTATTATTATGTGTAAATTTCCTGGCAATTTATCGCTTGGATATTCAGTTGACATTATGGTACTGTAAGAATCATATAATACTAAAgtttttatgtgctaacggtatccatcttaaccccacactactatacataacattagttttttttagaaaattgatcattatttatttatgtttaggAGGATAAAGCTCCACCTAGTAAGGAAACAAACAGAGTTCGGAAAATATCGGAAACTGAACCACAACCACTCGATGGTAGTGTTGAAGGTTGTAGTAAACCTGACGATGTCATAATGAGCGTTGTTGTATCACATAAGCTAAATAATGATAACCAAGATTCATGTGATCAAAATATTCATGAAAAAGATGCTGGCGTGAAAAATCATGAAGACCATGTCGTGAATGAGAATACTCGTGCGGGAAATTGAATGAAGGTAATTCTGTGAATATGGAAGGTGTGAATAAAGATCAGAGCGAAAAAGATCATCTTCTGAATAAAGAAGATCATGACGTGAATGGAAAAGATCATGCTGGGAATACTGAGCATCATGCCATGAATTCTGATGATCAGGTTGTGAATACAGACACTCATGATGTGAATACAGAAACTCATGATGTGAATACAGAAACTCATGATGTGAATGGTAAAGATTATGTTGTGAATGAGATTCACAATAATGAAGTTGATCATGCCATGAATGAATCTGGAATTAATGAATTGAGTCAAGttgaacaaaaacaacaacaacaacaacaacaacaacaacaacaacaacaacaacaacaacaacaacagtgtTTGGTTGAAAGTGAAGCAAATGTTGAAGAAATGAATCAAAACATGGGTAATATATCACCCAATCATTTACCTGTCACCTCCCAGCCCCCTAATACCCCACCCACCCCAATATGGGTTTGCCCCAAAGAAAGTTGTCAACGAATTATTCGTTCCAAGCAAGGAATGTCAAACCATCTAAATAGAAAACACCGATGGTCCCAATCGGAAATCAtggtgttttataattcattaaaacaacactCTGCTTCTGCACGATCACGCaggaacaacaaaaaaactgaAGATTCAACTCAAAAGCTTGATATGGATAATTCACATTGTGATTCAAACGGAAAAACTACGTTTTCGgaaaatttacaaagttattCTAATGTTGAAAGTTTGAGTATAAGTAAGCCAGTGATCCCAAGTTTGCCGGTAATTTTACCAAGTGTGTTTGACACTGCTGATGCTGGGACCTTACAAAAGGAAAAAGAGGTTGAAAAAGTTGAGGAAAACTTAGTTCTCGAGTTAAAATGTCCCGTCGAGACATGTGATCGTGTGTTTCGCCACAAACACACTATACAAGCCCATCTTGAATTCAGGCACAAAATGAGCGCGAAAAAAGCGACACGAATGTCGGAAAAAGCagaaattattgaaaaacCTCCACCACCCCCTAAACCACATTCATCAAGTTCCACAAAACCAACTTTTGACGACATTTCGACTTCAAAGGGCTGGTTCTGGCCGGTGGATGATTTCTTATTTCAAGAACTAGATGAGGTTTTAATTCACAAAACCTCGTACAACCGgaaaaaatattccaaccTTCGAGCCTCCTTAACAAGAGACGTAATGTGTTTATTCGGAAGCGCTCCCTTGTCGTTTGATCTCACTCTTGCTCAAAACAACATTGAAAATATATGGGAAATGACTTCAAAACTTGAGAACAAGGAAACTACACCAAATATGCCTGAGGTACCAACAGAAGCAGAAGTGAACCAGGATTTATTTGACTTTCCTGTGCACACTGAGGCGATTGTACAAGATGAACCACCAAACCCCCCAGACCCCGTTCCAAAATTATCTGAAATAAAACCATtattaaacatgaaagtaAAGATCAAGGCACCTGTCAAAgtcacacacaaaaaaaagacCAAACCACCGACCCACTTTACAGTAGCTTGCCAAACATTTTTCCATCCACATTCAAAAATCTTCACCCCAAACGACCATTATCACCACCTTGCAATAAAGAAATCATCAAAACCTTTGAACCACGTTAACACCCAGACAGTTTTCTCCGGTTTTCTTGGCGTCCCATCTCGCACATTCGCCGTACAATGTTGCCAGGAATCTTTAGCAGTCCCTAGGTATAAAACCATGAAGGTGAAGAAGAGAAGTTTAGATTCTGTCGACAAATTATCATCAGTAGATCAACCACAAGTAACCACAGAACCTTCTCCACATCCAGTGGCAAAAATTAAACGAAAGtaagtttattgactcttagCTTACACACCCTCACACTTTAATACAACATAGGCATAATGTTGGGTGTGCTTGGGGTGGCATGTTACcccaacttttgaaacaggggGGCATTATATGTATTAACACTCAAGTTTTATACctcaaaaaacttttactcTACTGTTGGGTaactatacaaacaagcagatccaaagtatattgcattcaccacattaatcaatgagtttccctatgtttgacaattatgagtgtaactgcatttgaacaatgtcaccccagattttaccctgctgttaggtgtctatacaaacaagcagagccaaagtatattgcattcaccacattaatcaatgaagttccctatgtttgacaattaTGAGTGtacctgtattttaaaatgtcccctactttttgttaaaaatttaggtttatatatggtatatgACAATACATATTATGCAACTTAACGTTGCAATGCATTCACCCCAGGTATGATGCGCAGACGGTGTACAACATGGCCGACAAATACCCGAGTAATAACACCGACACCCCTATTATACGGGAGGAGTCGTCAGCTTTTGGTGACGCCTTAAACTACAACAGCTTCGCTAAAATAATTGCTGACTCAGAACGACTCATCGAAAAGAAAAAGTCGAgtcataaaacaaaagtgagtgtgcgtttttatttgtggagaatattttataattagaCATTCAGTCGGGCAAGGGTAGGGACGTAGGGTCATCTGTAACTTAGTGGTTAGGTGCTTGTATCGCAACCAGTGGGTAATGGCTTCAATGCTTAATACAGGCTGGCATATGTGTACTTaatcaagacacttaacaaacattgttgcaacccagtgatcactaatgagttgtagcaccctgggtgtcaaGGTAATGAACAAGTTGTATAAGTAGACTTGGTGTTCAGGGAAATGGCTCAACTATGGCCTACATCTCTCAGGTCCTATGGGAAGCCTTGCTgtgggaccttacccatatggTTTTTACGTATTTTGTTTCCACAGGAGGGGCATGGTGTAAGTGATGCACAAAAGTCATCCGAGGATTATTTGATGAAGAAGGTAAAGAAGCATCGAACCTCATCACGGAGCGAAGTGTCTCCGAAACGAGGAAAAGAAATTTCGAAGATGAAAACATCGGACCAAGACATCCTCTCCCACAGGGCTGGCTACCAAGAACTGTTGAAGAAAGCTGAAGAAATAAGTTCAGCTGGTGCTAAGAATAAGGAGAAGCAACATGAGGAAAAAAGTGGGAGAAAGAGaagtgtgacatcacaatcaaaGAGTGAggaaaaacaaagagaaaaagaattaaaaacgcCGCCAagtttggaaaaaaatgtttctccTTTATTGAAGAAATCAAACGTGGCGAAACGCACCATTGATCTACGTAAGCTCTCTAGCTCTTCTAGTGGTAGCAAAGATGCAAAACGAGAGGACAGTGTGTCACCAGTAGGTGGTGCCATTGCgaagaaaaaagcaaaagttgaaacaatacctgaaaaaataatttgcccTGAATGTAAAAGACAAATGATCAATCTGTTTGCTCTCACTTGTCATATGAGaaagaaacataaaagcaATGCTCGTAAACTATTCATACCAAAACAAAACGATAACGAGAcgcaaaaaaacttaaatgagCCACCTGTGCTAAATGAGGCttacaacaaacaacaagttGTTGTATCTAACAGGATGGCTCATAAACCCGACGCCTCACACGCCCTCGACACACCCACAGCTCCAATGGATAGTTGTTTTGAGGTGGAATTTGTGAATGGGAAGATGTTATGTCCGTACTCTGGGTGTTCCCTCAAATACAAACACAGGAGGTCACTTACAACTCACTGTAAGGTGAAACATCCACAGTTTCATAAAAAACTTCTATGGAAAAAAATTGTCCCAAAAACTGCAGAGCAATTATCGCTAAACAAAGACCttatctatgatgtcataaaggaTCATTTAAACCCGACATTAGATGCTGAGTCAGCGAAAGGGGAAGTTCCGCCACTCGAGGCAGCATTGCCAACGAATGATTCCTTGACTGAAGGTAAGATTTCCATTTTTAATGtaggatttctatgtttaatataagcTATCTATGTTTCTTACACACTACATTAATTAAGCAGGTTTCCTATAAAAGTTAGGAGTGAATGAGTgcatttaaacagttttaccaAAATGCTGCCAATgctatgttttaataaaaagtagtAATGGTATACAAGGACACATTTTGGTACCAAGGTTTTAATATATTCAcctgtatttatattatatatcaaaCTTAATACAATATTTCTCGTTTTAGCATCCAATGTGCAATTGGGACGCAGACACGCTTACACAACAGCAAACATTCAAATACAAATGTGTTCGTCTGATCCTTTCAGGTGCTTATTTAGAAATactaagtttaattttttttattcttattaaGCCCATGTTTCATACGCTggctttttaaattgtatactAATTAGTACAGTGTACAAAACCCGAGGGTATGACTACCTACCGTGctaccccaggtttggcgcctatgtttCTACTcttattatatgtttaacaagtgtctttatgatgtcacaggcAAATGTCAAGCGCACAAGAGTTAGCTTGTCTATATAATAAGAGAATCCAACGAAAGATCGCTCTTGCTTTGCCGTGTGCTCAAAATTCTGCACCAACGTCATTTAAAATGGTGGGGTATTGATGTATTGTTCATTGTGTACAGTTAGGGTGCCAAACTATGCTCCAATACAAACATATGCAACCTTTAATTGCTTGATATATAGaactgtgaggtaagatgggacaccctttggcctttggcacataatatccaaatatcctgaccatgttttttttttaaataaatactggtctatgggagtcgtgaggatactgtttttttaattatttttaaaaaggtgtgccatcttccccaccctaattgttagaataaaactaaaaaactttCTGACCGTTAAAGTGTTATGGCAAAACGTTTGATATTGattagttgtatttatttgtcgtgtatttttaacacttggtttattgttttataatgcaATCAGAATGGTTCATTGATATAGGTCCTAGAGCAAGCCACATCCaaagtatattacattcaccatattaatcaatgtggtttcctatgtttgccAACTATGAGTGTTACTGCATTTTAGCAATGTTACACAAAATTTTGtgcaaaattcaaaaaaggCCACACGCATAGATCAGATTTTCGGATTATCTATATATCACTTTTACTATAACATTAACCCTACATTGTCCCCACAGAGCATGTCCCCAGTTCATCTTCACTTTGATTCTGATGATTCTACCGACAGTTTTGACACCGATTATAACCCGCAACTCCCATGTTGGTTGTGCCAGGTAAACTATAACATGTGCTTGAGTTTGGctaattttaatgtaaaccCACAAATGCAGCTTTACCCCACCGACTGAAAGAGCTTCCAGCATTCCCCAATCCCCAAGTGCTTAAGTTTGgctataatttataacattatttgttatttaaaaaattcaacaacATCGgtctaaacatattttaatattttccccTTGTTAAAAGTCTTTATTGCAGGAACTTTTCCATCGTCGCAAAAACCTGATCACACACATTCAATACCATCTACGCCAAATATATAATTACCaacacaaatgtaactttgttggttgCCTTTATGCATTTAggtaagttacttttattaagtaataaaccgtccaaaaattattttaaacaattgcaaCTCTGTTTAATCTCCCTATAAGCTTATTACATCAACAATTTGTTGACAATTATTTGTTGTCACAtttgtagttttgtttttatgggtTAATGGGCCAACCTTT harbors:
- the zf(c2h2)-40 gene encoding zinc finger protein 40 (The RefSeq protein has 5 substitutions, 3 frameshifts, 1 non-frameshifting indel and aligns at 95% coverage compared to this genomic sequence) — its product is MSSSSKDNLKGTIQEFALRFQDDLTEVEAVDDKLKLHARTLTNCYKLLCTEPEAESVLTLWATMIRFTLKLMLNLKDPPTKVGLNSLNEFTKPWIIDQNFQGTQHELVHQIYKLSVDGPWSHPLLQDMLQHNTTPEQLKDYFDDERLLMVHRFQALCDASKIDECLLFSRAVIEMSYKWCQVTSEQYGLTELYDIIMKQLINGEKKLSTVRQCVGIATSLRNLIARACSLTVFISNPTPEHYFEVAKIHKTPYNKEKDTSIDCTAQLRFELLEYLKRNWPSKFLTSHAYDWLVLRKVCLETMSSDDAAIVQQVERDQAKTADSSGESGSEAETDTSLEDTSHYEDKAPPSKETNRVRKISETEPQPLDGSVEGCSKPDDVIMSVVVSHKLNNDNQDSCDQNIHEKDAGVKNHEDHVVNEKYSCGKLNEGNSVNMEGVNKDHLLNKEDHDVNGKDHAGNTEHHAMNSDDQVVNTDTHDVNTETHDVNTETHDVNGKDYVVNEIHNNEVDHAMNESGINELSQVEQKQQQQQQQQQQQQQQQQQQQCLVESEANVEEMNQNMGNISPNHLPVTSQPPNTPPTPIWVCPKESCQRIIRSKQGMSNHLNRKHRWSQSEIMVFYNSLKQHSASARSRRNNKKTEDSTQKLDMDNSHCDSNGKTTFSENLQSYSNVESLSISKPVIPSLPVILPSVFDTADAGTLQKEKEVEKVEENLVLELKCPVETCDRVFRHKHTIQAHLEFRHKMSAKKATRMSEKAEIIEKPPPPPKPHSSSSTKPTFDDISTSKGWFWPVDDFLFQELDEVLIHKTSYNRKKYSNLRASLTRDVMCLFGSAPLSFDLTLAQNNIENIWEMTSKLENKETTPNMPEVPTEAEVNQDLFDFPVHTEAIVQDEPPNPPDPVPKLSEIKPLLNMKVKIKAPMKVKKRSLDSVDKLSSVDQPQVTTEPSPHPVAKIKRKYDAQTVYNMADKYPSNNTDTPIIREESSAFGDALNYNSFAKIIADSERLIEKKKSSHKTKVSEGHGVSDAQKSSEDYLMKKVKKHRTSSRSEVSPKRGKEISKMKTSDQDILSHRAGYQELLKKAEEISSAGAKNKEKQHEEKSGRKRSVTSQSKSEEKQREKELKTPPSLEKNVSPLLKKSNVAKRTIDLRKLSSSSSGSKDAKREDSVSPVGGAIAKKKAKVETIPEKIICPECKRQMINLFALTCHMRKKHKSNARKLFIPKQNDNETQKNLNEPPVLNEAYNKQQVVVSNRMAHKPDASHALDTPTAPMDSCFEVEFVNGKMLCPYSGCSLKYKHRRSLTTHCKVKHPQFHKKLLWKKIVPKTAEQLSLNKDLIYDVIKDHLNPTLDAESAKGEVPPLEAALPTNDSLTEGKISIFNVGFLCLI